The following coding sequences are from one Diospyros lotus cultivar Yz01 chromosome 7, ASM1463336v1, whole genome shotgun sequence window:
- the LOC127806898 gene encoding uncharacterized protein LOC127806898 — MAKRFRGLWAHDTENLRLILGAEIEKLQCHPVLIAMMGHPCTGRKVAAYLLAATLKCPLVKEEDIQAKSNYQDEEENEDEVQALITRGWDKPPSLEDLQRQLLETANTYDAGETPKFIMKMSVDGEKYECVSKVLVSIVSRLYPDHHQVKGRCGNGHAIDYTDEQENYETSCNDCSKPVSGFNSYKCSRQGCNFILHKSCAKQLPSELRVIEHGIWTIHLRNAEDYKSSGGVRCSCCEELITGYFYRINNLSVLDLKCLLLPSKRRVKLHKHRLQLTFDSSGFACGACGIYYDYPLALHYFCRRCPFKVDVNCAWLPDTAIYKTHKYPFKLTLCPQDDTKQELYCMFCQEIIDPNYWMYNCEGDCDHPAHARCLVPSARPPEND, encoded by the exons ATGGCGAAAAGGTTTCGAGGGCTATGGGCACATGATACAGAAAACCTTCGTCTAATTTTAGGAGCTGAGATTGAAAAGCTTCAATGCCATCCAGTATTAATAGCGATGATGGGGCATCCCTGCACAGGTAGGAAAGTAGCTGCCTATTTGTTGGCAGCAACTCTGAAATGCCCCCTTGTCAAAGAAGAAGATATCCAAGCAAAATCTAACTACCAG gatgaagaagaaaacgAAGACGAAGTTCAAGCTCTTATCACTCGGGGGTGGGACAAACCACCTTCTCTCGAAGATCTTCAAAGGCAACTCTTGGAGACCGCTAATACCTATGATGCTGGGGAAACCCCCAAGTTCATAATGAAGATGTCAGTAGATGGGGAAAAATATGAATGCGTTTCTAAGGTTCTGGTTTCGATTGTTTCCCGACTTTATCCTGACCATCATCAAGTTAAGGGAAGATGTGGAAACGGTCATGCCATTGACTACACAGACGAGCAAGAGAATTACGAAACCAGCTGCAACGACTGCTCGAAACCCGTCTCGGGATTCAAcagttacaaatgctctaggcAAGGATGCAACTTCATCCTCCACAAATCATGCGCCAAACAGTTACCGTCTGAGCTCAGGGTGATAGAGCACGGCATCTGGACCATCCATCTTAGAAATGCGGAGGACTACAAGAGTAGCGGTGGTGTCCGGTGCAGTTGCTGTGAAGAACTCATCACAGGATACTTTTATCGAATTAATAATCTGAGCGTTTTAGACCTTAAATGCCTACTCCTACCGTCTAAGCGTAGGGTCAAATTGCACAAGCACAGGCTTCAACTTACTTTTGATTCATCTGGTTTTGCTTGTGGTGCATGTGGGATTTATTATGATTACCCTCTAGCTCTGCACTATTTTTGTCGTCGATGCCCATTTAAAGTAGATGTGAACTGCGCCTGGTTACCAGATACAGCGATATATAAAACACATAAATACCCGTTTAAGCTCACTCTTTGTCCGCAGGACGACACAAAGCAAGAGTTGTACTGTATGTTTTGCCAAGAAATAATTGATCCGAATTATTGGATGTACAATTGTGAAGGGGATTGTGATCATCCTGCTCATGCTCGTTGCCTCGTACCATCGGCTCGGCCTCCTGAGAATGACTAA